The following proteins are co-located in the Gordonia polyisoprenivorans genome:
- a CDS encoding class I adenylate-forming enzyme family protein has translation MTVLIRDYAVRLARTRGNDLAYAQQGRTLTWSQIYDRSARLTHAMQSLGLHPGDRVAILSQDRIEMIEHWHACIHTGLVRIGINWRYSPREIDHIVRDADVRFILIQAELVDHVRSHIDEWSHAGCIAVGYGDGHGLPYDYESLISESTAAFDIPHLSDEDPIAISYTSGTTGLPKGAVLTQIGAATQVVSSPYAGGFNSDDVILNNLPGSGFPIFIHTFGISSGAATVLPGRFDVAGTIDNVDRYQVTVMFVVPTMLNAIVQELHRQQRTLDSLRIVVMLGSPVVPEVIRRATEILSCTTFQNWYGSTEVTGAIVMERDLAAHLDSDGPAPVGRPLLHVDVEIHDENDRCVEAGTAGEICARGHLLSHYHQMPEETAQAFRNGWYHTGDVGYQDSLGRIHLTDRKKFMIVSGGYNVFPAVVENILAQHPAVGEVAVVGAPHEHWGEAVVAVVVLATNQQADAKTLIEYCRPRVGQWEVPQHVEFVDSLPIGTTGKIQKIALSKRFHDHPELLVWNTPSDAEALSH, from the coding sequence ATGACGGTTCTGATCCGCGACTATGCAGTTCGACTAGCACGAACTCGCGGCAACGACCTGGCGTACGCACAGCAAGGTCGAACGCTTACCTGGTCCCAGATCTACGATCGATCGGCGCGACTCACCCATGCCATGCAATCTCTGGGACTGCACCCCGGCGACCGGGTGGCGATTCTCTCGCAGGATCGCATCGAGATGATCGAGCACTGGCACGCGTGCATTCACACAGGCCTGGTTCGGATCGGCATCAACTGGCGTTACTCTCCGCGAGAGATCGACCATATCGTGCGGGACGCGGACGTGCGCTTCATTCTCATTCAAGCAGAACTGGTCGACCACGTCCGGTCGCATATTGACGAATGGTCACACGCTGGTTGCATCGCCGTCGGCTATGGCGACGGACACGGTCTGCCCTACGACTACGAGTCGTTGATTTCCGAATCGACGGCCGCCTTCGACATCCCGCACCTGTCGGACGAAGATCCCATTGCCATCTCCTACACCTCCGGCACAACCGGCCTGCCCAAAGGTGCCGTGCTCACCCAGATAGGCGCCGCCACCCAAGTGGTTTCGTCACCATACGCCGGCGGATTCAACTCCGACGACGTGATCTTGAACAACCTACCTGGCTCAGGATTCCCCATCTTCATCCACACCTTCGGTATTTCAAGCGGAGCAGCGACCGTCCTTCCAGGACGCTTTGACGTCGCAGGCACCATCGATAACGTCGACCGCTATCAGGTCACCGTAATGTTCGTTGTACCAACCATGCTCAACGCGATAGTCCAGGAACTCCACAGACAGCAGCGGACGCTCGACTCTTTGAGAATCGTGGTAATGCTTGGCAGCCCCGTCGTCCCGGAGGTGATTCGAAGGGCGACTGAGATTCTGTCGTGCACCACCTTCCAGAACTGGTACGGCTCAACAGAAGTCACCGGGGCCATAGTCATGGAGCGCGATCTGGCTGCGCATCTCGATTCTGATGGACCGGCACCGGTCGGGCGGCCATTGTTACATGTCGATGTCGAAATTCATGACGAAAACGACCGATGTGTCGAAGCGGGAACAGCCGGTGAGATCTGCGCGCGGGGCCACCTGTTGAGTCATTACCACCAGATGCCCGAAGAGACGGCTCAAGCCTTCAGGAACGGCTGGTACCACACCGGCGATGTGGGATACCAGGACTCTCTGGGGCGAATACACCTTACAGATCGCAAGAAATTCATGATCGTTTCAGGCGGCTACAATGTTTTTCCAGCCGTTGTGGAGAACATCTTGGCCCAACATCCGGCCGTTGGCGAAGTAGCGGTTGTTGGAGCACCACATGAGCATTGGGGCGAGGCAGTAGTTGCTGTGGTGGTGCTGGCCACCAATCAGCAGGCCGATGCGAAGACACTGATCGAGTACTGCCGGCCGCGAGTCGGCCAGTGGGAGGTACCGCAACACGTGGAGTTCGTCGACTCTCTCCCTATCGGAACAACCGGCAAGATTCAGAAAATTGCACTTTCCAAACGCTTCCACGATCATCCCGAACTACTGGTGTGGAACACCCCGAGCGACGCTGAAGCACTGTCGCACTAG
- a CDS encoding nuclear transport factor 2 family protein yields MTESDDTDHLIRPDDKKFLQHYTTAWSSGDESLLREVFADNGVYIDSGMGHTYTGVADVARFFRHMLRFSSDTLVDFTSIVSDGNAFVAEWIWSGTADGPLSLGEKLHPPTGRRYSVPGVAVCRSDAAGRVSYHKDYYDVRNFIQQLGIDD; encoded by the coding sequence ATGACCGAGTCTGATGACACCGACCACTTGATTCGACCGGACGACAAGAAATTCCTCCAGCACTACACCACCGCGTGGTCTTCCGGGGACGAGTCGCTCCTTCGCGAGGTGTTTGCGGACAATGGTGTGTACATCGACTCCGGTATGGGCCATACGTACACCGGCGTGGCCGACGTGGCGCGCTTCTTCAGACACATGCTGAGATTCTCGAGCGACACCTTGGTGGATTTCACTTCAATCGTTTCAGACGGAAACGCCTTTGTTGCCGAGTGGATTTGGTCCGGGACGGCTGACGGACCACTCTCCCTCGGCGAGAAGTTGCATCCGCCGACAGGCCGCCGCTACTCCGTCCCTGGAGTAGCGGTTTGCCGCTCAGATGCGGCGGGACGCGTGAGTTACCACAAAGACTATTACGACGTTCGCAATTTCATCCAACAGCTCGGAATCGACGACTGA
- a CDS encoding NAD(P)/FAD-dependent oxidoreductase, which produces MDSIMTVDKLVVVGASLAGLRAVEAARKAGYEGSITLIGAERHLPYDRPPLSKAFLEPGSDDLPAPFFRTEEVLSNELGVELVLGAPATGLNTESKTVRVGDRDVEYDALVIATGSIPRMLPGTESLDGVYALRTVDDAIAVREALTGGARTVVIGAGFIGSEVASGAHKRGVDVTIVEALPTPLVRATGEAMGHAIASLHHRNGTTLICGTGVSAIEGDGHVERVVLADGTVLDADLVVVGVGVSPATDWLEGSGVLVDNGIVCDETLWTGVPGVYAAGDVANWFNPVLGERQRMENWTAAAEQGAAAARNAIDPSNSKPYGTVPYFWSDWYDVRIQFVGSPNADEVVVVDGDPESEGRWVALYRRGDRLIGALTVNGQAVIMKYRVMIAKGRSWQDALAFAESRKVSQTTH; this is translated from the coding sequence ATGGACTCGATCATGACCGTTGACAAGCTCGTCGTTGTGGGAGCGTCACTCGCCGGGTTGCGCGCCGTCGAAGCCGCGCGAAAAGCAGGGTATGAGGGATCGATCACGTTGATCGGTGCCGAGCGGCACCTTCCGTATGACCGCCCGCCTCTGTCGAAGGCGTTCCTCGAACCCGGCTCCGATGACCTCCCTGCACCGTTCTTTCGGACCGAGGAAGTGCTCAGCAATGAGCTCGGCGTCGAACTTGTACTGGGCGCTCCCGCAACTGGTCTGAACACCGAGTCCAAGACGGTGCGCGTGGGCGATCGAGATGTGGAGTATGACGCACTCGTCATCGCCACCGGTTCGATACCTCGCATGCTCCCCGGTACCGAGTCGCTCGACGGCGTCTACGCACTGCGCACCGTGGACGACGCGATTGCGGTGCGCGAGGCGTTGACCGGCGGTGCGCGCACTGTGGTCATCGGTGCGGGGTTCATCGGATCGGAAGTGGCATCCGGCGCACACAAGCGAGGTGTCGACGTCACCATCGTCGAAGCATTGCCGACGCCACTGGTGCGTGCTACCGGTGAAGCCATGGGGCACGCAATCGCATCGCTGCACCACCGTAACGGCACCACGCTGATATGCGGAACCGGCGTGTCCGCGATCGAGGGCGACGGTCACGTTGAGCGAGTCGTGCTCGCCGACGGCACCGTGCTCGATGCCGATCTCGTTGTCGTCGGGGTAGGGGTTTCGCCCGCGACCGATTGGCTCGAGGGGTCAGGGGTGCTTGTTGACAACGGCATCGTCTGTGACGAAACGCTGTGGACCGGCGTGCCGGGCGTCTACGCGGCCGGCGATGTCGCGAACTGGTTCAACCCTGTGCTCGGCGAACGCCAACGTATGGAGAACTGGACTGCGGCTGCCGAGCAGGGAGCAGCTGCCGCGCGGAACGCCATCGACCCATCAAACTCGAAACCCTATGGCACAGTGCCGTATTTCTGGTCCGACTGGTACGACGTCCGAATCCAGTTTGTTGGCTCACCGAACGCAGACGAAGTCGTTGTCGTCGACGGCGATCCCGAGAGTGAAGGGCGTTGGGTTGCACTGTACCGACGAGGTGATCGGCTCATCGGTGCACTCACCGTCAACGGCCAGGCAGTAATCATGAAGTATCGCGTGATGATTGCCAAGGGACGGTCGTGGCAGGATGCGCTGGCATTCGCAGAGTCGCGCAAGGTGTCACAGACCACACACTGA
- a CDS encoding winged helix-turn-helix transcriptional regulator: MQTVAILSDKWSFAILVETYYGVSKFDDYQHNLGISRNILTKRLGTLVDEEILRRVQYQTGPARYEYRLTDKGRAMYPIFLAIQQWGEGYLEADQDHDWHLVHETCGQTTAPHLCCDQCGERVSVSTIRLVADRTAGDPSQDSSPNHL; the protein is encoded by the coding sequence ATGCAGACCGTTGCGATACTCAGCGACAAGTGGTCCTTCGCCATCCTGGTGGAGACCTACTATGGGGTCAGCAAGTTCGATGACTACCAGCACAACCTCGGCATTTCGCGAAACATACTGACCAAGAGGCTTGGCACCCTAGTCGACGAAGAGATCCTGAGGCGAGTTCAGTATCAGACTGGGCCGGCCCGATACGAGTACCGGCTGACCGACAAGGGCCGGGCGATGTACCCGATTTTCCTCGCGATACAGCAGTGGGGCGAAGGGTATCTGGAAGCAGACCAGGACCACGACTGGCACCTCGTGCACGAGACTTGCGGTCAGACGACAGCGCCTCATCTTTGCTGCGACCAGTGTGGTGAACGTGTGTCGGTCTCGACAATACGACTTGTCGCCGACCGAACGGCTGGCGACCCAAGTCAAGACAGCTCACCAAATCACCTCTGA
- a CDS encoding cupin domain-containing protein: protein MSKNEFQSRVVVSGVGPDGKSCVVSDANTTERAATPVATLNDVLSVAAVPVPVTSDVFVQTDEYQVIPPKNGLKVLVACFPPDKEWQSDPELYSAALAATGASETNSDVAHGFHTTDTVDVITVLSGELFAVLETEEVRLLPGDTFVQRGTAHAWSNRSDGPTVAVLTMIDGAR, encoded by the coding sequence ATGAGTAAGAACGAATTCCAGTCGCGTGTGGTTGTTTCGGGTGTCGGCCCAGACGGCAAGTCGTGCGTCGTGAGCGATGCGAACACGACAGAGCGGGCCGCGACGCCGGTTGCCACCTTGAACGACGTCTTGTCCGTGGCCGCCGTGCCTGTCCCCGTGACCAGCGACGTGTTCGTCCAGACTGATGAATACCAGGTGATTCCGCCCAAGAACGGATTGAAAGTGCTCGTCGCCTGCTTCCCGCCCGACAAGGAATGGCAAAGTGACCCGGAACTGTACTCGGCTGCGCTAGCGGCGACAGGGGCATCCGAAACCAACAGTGACGTCGCGCACGGATTCCACACGACCGACACCGTCGACGTGATCACCGTGTTGTCCGGTGAGCTGTTCGCGGTTCTCGAGACCGAAGAAGTTCGCCTGCTGCCGGGGGACACGTTCGTTCAGCGAGGCACAGCACACGCGTGGAGCAATCGCTCGGACGGGCCGACCGTGGCGGTCTTGACCATGATCGACGGCGCCCGCTGA
- a CDS encoding ferredoxin, which produces MKVTVDFTKCTGLGICESLAPEFFEVNEAGELVLLKEDISDDELQAVEEAVAGCPTEALRIVRD; this is translated from the coding sequence ATGAAGGTGACTGTCGATTTCACAAAATGTACCGGACTCGGCATTTGCGAGTCCCTCGCACCTGAGTTCTTTGAGGTCAACGAGGCGGGTGAACTCGTGCTTCTCAAAGAGGACATCAGCGACGATGAACTGCAGGCGGTTGAAGAGGCAGTCGCCGGATGTCCCACTGAGGCACTACGCATCGTACGAGACTGA
- a CDS encoding nuclear transport factor 2 family protein gives MTAPTEQLLSDEEIFAATKRCIEAWNSLDVEATLQTYTEDVDYRDPAATGTIQGRERLRRYLTKFFKVWDMQFRVLEDRRIAGANAQVCVWEVDITPRDGSAPTITEGGMDLIHVRGNQLSRDHAYMDRLTMTAGTRKTAS, from the coding sequence ATGACCGCACCCACCGAACAGCTGCTTTCAGACGAGGAGATCTTCGCGGCGACCAAGCGATGCATTGAAGCCTGGAACTCGTTGGACGTCGAGGCAACGCTACAGACATACACCGAAGATGTTGATTACCGAGACCCTGCGGCAACAGGCACGATCCAAGGTCGCGAACGACTTCGTCGATATCTGACCAAGTTCTTCAAAGTTTGGGATATGCAATTCCGAGTGCTCGAAGACCGGAGAATTGCAGGGGCGAACGCTCAGGTATGCGTTTGGGAAGTCGACATCACCCCTCGGGACGGATCCGCACCGACGATCACCGAAGGTGGGATGGACCTCATCCACGTCCGCGGCAACCAGCTCTCGCGCGACCACGCATACATGGATCGGCTGACCATGACTGCCGGCACGAGGAAGACCGCCTCCTGA
- a CDS encoding AMP-binding protein translates to MARGFHLTQPVSRAARISPDCLATIDGDRQLTHREFRDNVQRLAGGLLELGVRSGDRVSALALNSDRFLLHYQAAWWIGAITAPLNIRWSTDEMIYSLNDVETSVLLVDRSFADRVDTIRAECPSIRAVISMDGSDVHDSTTMLDLMNDGPPVPDAGFGGQDPACILFSGGTTGYPKGALLSHDSIVCGGVGMRTMGCGTSELLLHCAPLFHMGGIQMASGHWFGNGTHVLVPGFVPAVVAEAVERHGVTDMLLAPTMLAMLLNDPHSADRDLSSLRQLVYGTAPINPSLLKQAMDAMPHVKFMQGYGMTETAMTLMLPPDVHRPDSPLNSKLGATGVASPFTEFKIVDASDTEVPSGEVGELAVRTPGLMLGYWNRDDETSETIRNGWLYTGDAAYADADGYVYVVDRIKDMILTGGENVFSIEVERALARHEDVDAVAVIGLPDPTWGERVHAVVVPRTGTQPRAEDLISYARETLAGYKVPRTIEFVDTLPLSAANKILKKELRMRHALS, encoded by the coding sequence GTGGCTCGTGGCTTCCACCTGACTCAGCCGGTCTCTCGTGCGGCCCGCATATCGCCTGACTGCCTGGCTACCATCGACGGAGACCGTCAACTCACCCATCGTGAGTTCAGAGACAATGTCCAGAGGCTCGCTGGCGGGTTGCTCGAACTCGGCGTCAGGTCCGGCGATCGAGTTAGCGCGCTCGCACTTAATTCCGACCGATTTTTGCTGCACTACCAGGCAGCGTGGTGGATTGGAGCCATCACCGCTCCCCTGAACATTCGCTGGTCGACCGACGAGATGATTTACTCACTCAACGACGTCGAGACTTCGGTGCTACTGGTTGATCGTTCATTCGCCGACCGCGTCGACACCATTCGTGCGGAGTGTCCGTCCATACGCGCAGTAATCAGCATGGACGGTTCAGACGTACACGACAGTACGACCATGCTCGACCTGATGAACGATGGGCCACCGGTTCCGGATGCCGGCTTCGGAGGACAGGATCCAGCGTGCATCCTGTTCTCCGGCGGAACGACCGGCTATCCCAAGGGTGCATTGCTCAGTCACGACAGCATTGTCTGCGGCGGTGTCGGAATGCGGACAATGGGATGCGGGACAAGTGAATTACTGCTTCATTGCGCTCCGCTATTCCATATGGGTGGTATCCAGATGGCGTCGGGTCACTGGTTCGGAAACGGTACTCACGTTCTGGTACCCGGATTTGTCCCGGCGGTCGTTGCCGAGGCAGTAGAACGACACGGTGTCACTGACATGCTCCTTGCACCTACGATGCTGGCAATGCTGTTGAACGACCCGCACAGCGCAGACCGCGACCTCTCATCTCTGAGGCAACTCGTTTACGGGACCGCGCCGATAAATCCATCACTCCTGAAACAAGCAATGGACGCAATGCCGCACGTCAAGTTCATGCAGGGCTATGGGATGACCGAGACCGCGATGACTCTGATGCTTCCGCCCGACGTCCATCGTCCAGACAGTCCACTCAACTCAAAGTTGGGTGCCACCGGTGTCGCGAGCCCGTTTACTGAGTTCAAGATCGTCGATGCGTCTGACACTGAGGTGCCAAGTGGTGAGGTCGGGGAACTAGCCGTGCGCACGCCCGGACTCATGCTCGGATACTGGAATCGCGACGACGAGACATCTGAAACTATTCGCAATGGATGGCTTTACACAGGCGACGCTGCGTATGCCGACGCAGACGGCTACGTCTACGTTGTCGATCGGATCAAGGACATGATTCTGACCGGCGGTGAGAATGTCTTCTCGATCGAGGTCGAGCGCGCCCTCGCCCGACACGAGGACGTCGACGCAGTCGCGGTTATCGGGTTACCCGACCCTACCTGGGGAGAAAGGGTGCATGCGGTCGTTGTTCCCCGGACCGGCACCCAACCTCGCGCCGAGGACCTCATTTCGTACGCGCGCGAGACGCTTGCGGGATACAAGGTGCCGCGCACGATAGAGTTCGTCGACACGCTTCCGCTGAGCGCCGCCAACAAGATCCTCAAGAAGGAGCTTCGGATGCGGCACGCACTGTCCTGA
- a CDS encoding phosphotransferase has protein sequence MPWTETLSIKREHRIMEVLQRHGVPVPKLYGLCPAPEGILMDAVPGKDRFDDHDPQHHRDDVLLEYIDALVRAQDIDPDEFEKQGFGRPSDPTQIGLMGFDLSESWYRKVKPTPDPVHEFIIGWIRRNIPQRSEVTWVHFDAGQFLHQSGHMTAVMDVEFACLGDPLADLGAMRMRDTAQPIGNLTLAFKHYAESTGRDVDSHVVNFNAVRFAVLTSMLSIGERFDPSSRFDLAQWEAWSVMAQLICLTIIAEETGAELPQDFDDVPGAGSRRRPWSRSIERVLDDILSDLSDEDFAAFRIRIARDMAIAIGSADELADATEQLDRADEEALLGVRPNNWREADEALEQYVLKARPDEDTSIVAFLYQRLRRQQMILDPAMRDVRNFTVQKVDWSEVNARPGAAPERGQQ, from the coding sequence ATGCCGTGGACGGAGACACTCTCCATCAAACGGGAGCATCGAATCATGGAGGTGCTTCAGCGTCACGGAGTCCCAGTACCGAAACTGTATGGATTGTGCCCTGCTCCCGAGGGAATCCTGATGGACGCGGTCCCGGGTAAGGACCGTTTCGACGATCACGATCCACAGCACCACCGCGACGACGTCTTACTCGAATACATCGATGCCCTCGTCAGGGCGCAGGACATTGATCCCGATGAGTTCGAGAAGCAAGGTTTTGGACGACCGTCCGATCCTACCCAGATCGGATTGATGGGGTTTGACCTGTCGGAATCGTGGTACCGAAAGGTGAAGCCCACACCGGATCCCGTTCATGAGTTCATCATCGGATGGATCCGGCGCAACATCCCACAGCGTTCGGAGGTGACCTGGGTTCATTTCGATGCTGGGCAGTTCCTGCACCAGAGCGGTCATATGACCGCGGTCATGGACGTCGAATTCGCCTGTCTTGGTGACCCTCTCGCAGACCTCGGTGCAATGCGAATGCGTGATACCGCGCAGCCGATTGGGAACCTGACCCTTGCGTTCAAACACTATGCCGAGAGCACGGGCCGCGATGTCGACTCACATGTCGTCAACTTCAATGCGGTTCGGTTTGCAGTTCTCACCTCGATGCTGTCGATTGGAGAGCGGTTCGATCCGAGTTCGCGATTCGACCTCGCGCAGTGGGAGGCGTGGTCCGTAATGGCTCAACTGATTTGCCTGACGATAATCGCGGAGGAAACCGGAGCCGAACTCCCCCAAGACTTCGACGACGTGCCAGGGGCTGGATCGCGACGCCGACCATGGTCGCGATCGATTGAGCGTGTGCTCGACGACATCCTGAGCGATCTCAGCGATGAGGACTTCGCCGCATTCCGCATTCGCATTGCCCGCGACATGGCTATCGCGATCGGCAGTGCCGACGAGCTCGCCGACGCGACTGAGCAGCTCGACCGCGCCGATGAGGAAGCCCTGCTGGGAGTCCGGCCCAACAATTGGCGCGAGGCTGACGAGGCCCTCGAGCAATATGTGCTGAAAGCGAGACCAGACGAGGACACCTCGATCGTGGCGTTTCTCTATCAACGATTGCGTCGCCAACAGATGATCCTTGATCCCGCCATGCGAGACGTTCGCAATTTCACCGTCCAGAAGGTCGATTGGTCCGAGGTCAACGCACGACCAGGAGCAGCACCTGAACGAGGTCAGCAATGA
- a CDS encoding TetR/AcrR family transcriptional regulator, which yields MATHNSSSRQVPRRPPGRKRDKSKERALLDAALDVYSEVGWASFNFEGVARRSGVGKPAIYLRWATKEELLLDAFGILDLPHVDTDTGSLEGDLMELGLALLDWWMSTGARAWQRLQLDSSVFAELSDTVLREHMRRNVRAAEAIVDRALLRGDIDDRAGGIIVLEMVNGAIFTRIFDTPPDRRDAFREKGAAYVRRLAMMAATAATIRD from the coding sequence GTGGCCACACACAACTCATCATCGCGGCAGGTACCTCGCCGTCCTCCGGGTCGCAAGCGTGACAAGAGCAAGGAACGGGCACTGCTCGACGCCGCACTTGATGTGTACTCGGAGGTGGGCTGGGCATCATTCAACTTCGAAGGCGTCGCGCGCCGTTCCGGAGTTGGGAAGCCGGCAATCTACTTGCGATGGGCTACCAAAGAAGAGCTCTTGCTGGATGCATTCGGCATCCTGGACCTACCTCACGTGGATACCGATACCGGAAGTCTCGAGGGCGACCTGATGGAACTTGGTCTTGCGCTCCTCGACTGGTGGATGTCTACGGGCGCACGTGCGTGGCAACGACTGCAACTCGACTCGTCCGTCTTCGCCGAGCTCTCGGACACCGTGCTTCGGGAGCACATGCGGCGAAATGTGCGTGCGGCAGAGGCCATCGTTGACCGAGCTCTCCTCCGAGGCGACATCGACGACCGCGCAGGAGGGATCATCGTGCTCGAGATGGTTAACGGTGCGATCTTCACGCGGATCTTCGATACGCCGCCTGATCGTCGGGATGCATTCAGGGAGAAGGGCGCCGCCTATGTTCGACGGCTGGCGATGATGGCCGCGACCGCTGCGACAATTCGGGATTGA
- a CDS encoding class I adenylate-forming enzyme family protein, translated as MNTEIDRGIRRGADGLLEYAAQESSIVDILRRAVSRAPEREAIVVPGSARLTYAELFDRAQALAQGLSANGIRPGDRVGIDLPNGVEWVVAYWGGHLAGCAVVPLNSRLPDRDKASQIAHAQCAVVINDPARLPIGSSQSSQPSAQPASIAEIVYTSGTTGTPKGVAMSHRSLWTAAENTRHMLIDAMPEVEGHRSLISVPLFHVTGCHSQLLATTHIAGTSIIMPAFDVGSLLTIIESEQINQLISVPTVYWRVAHHPAAASANTGSVTAALFGGAPVPPELAPLLRSLFPQASLVNGFGCTESTGVLTALPNRFALSHAGAIGLPMPAVEIEIRNQDPTGAGELFARGASMMAGYWNGTSADAPEDQWISTGDLARRDQDGVLWIVDRLKDCISRGGEKVYCVEVENVLIGAPGVFEVAVIGVPDDELGERVGVIVSPEPGGQVDPGKVSEFARESLPVFCRPEFIYVSPDPLPRNPSGKYLKPDLRRAVDWSKAHRPTR; from the coding sequence ATGAACACCGAAATTGACAGAGGAATACGACGAGGGGCGGACGGACTTCTCGAATACGCCGCACAGGAATCGTCGATCGTGGACATCTTACGGCGCGCGGTATCGCGAGCGCCCGAGCGAGAGGCAATCGTGGTCCCGGGCAGTGCGCGGCTGACGTATGCAGAACTCTTCGATCGTGCGCAAGCGTTGGCTCAGGGCCTGTCCGCCAACGGCATCCGCCCAGGAGACCGCGTCGGTATCGATCTTCCGAACGGTGTCGAATGGGTCGTCGCGTACTGGGGTGGTCATCTCGCGGGATGCGCGGTGGTGCCGCTGAATTCACGTCTTCCGGACCGGGACAAGGCCAGTCAGATCGCGCACGCGCAGTGCGCTGTGGTGATCAACGATCCCGCCAGACTTCCGATCGGGAGTTCGCAATCATCGCAGCCGTCAGCTCAGCCGGCCTCCATTGCCGAGATCGTCTACACCAGTGGTACTACAGGCACGCCGAAGGGCGTCGCAATGAGCCATCGCAGTCTGTGGACTGCTGCTGAGAACACACGCCACATGCTCATCGATGCGATGCCTGAGGTGGAAGGCCATCGCAGCCTTATTTCCGTCCCGCTCTTCCACGTCACCGGCTGCCATTCCCAGTTGCTCGCCACAACTCACATCGCGGGTACGTCAATCATCATGCCTGCTTTTGACGTGGGATCGCTCTTGACCATTATCGAGAGTGAACAAATCAACCAATTGATTTCGGTTCCGACAGTCTACTGGCGGGTCGCCCATCATCCGGCGGCCGCGAGTGCGAATACGGGGTCGGTGACCGCAGCCCTGTTCGGTGGTGCGCCCGTTCCACCGGAACTCGCGCCGCTACTCCGGTCCCTTTTCCCCCAGGCCTCACTCGTGAACGGGTTTGGATGCACCGAATCAACCGGAGTATTGACCGCCCTGCCGAATCGTTTTGCCCTCAGCCATGCGGGCGCCATCGGGTTACCGATGCCCGCGGTGGAGATAGAGATTCGCAACCAGGACCCGACCGGGGCCGGGGAACTGTTCGCCCGGGGGGCAAGCATGATGGCGGGCTACTGGAATGGGACGTCAGCGGACGCTCCAGAGGACCAATGGATCTCGACTGGCGATCTCGCACGCCGCGATCAAGATGGCGTGTTGTGGATCGTCGATCGACTCAAGGACTGCATAAGTAGAGGCGGTGAGAAGGTCTACTGCGTCGAGGTCGAGAACGTGCTCATCGGCGCCCCCGGAGTATTCGAAGTTGCCGTCATCGGAGTCCCAGATGATGAGCTGGGCGAACGAGTCGGTGTGATCGTCTCACCGGAACCAGGGGGTCAGGTTGACCCCGGCAAAGTCTCCGAATTCGCGCGGGAGTCGCTGCCCGTCTTCTGCCGGCCCGAATTCATCTACGTCTCACCGGATCCACTTCCGCGCAACCCAAGCGGCAAATACCTCAAGCCCGATCTCCGACGGGCAGTCGACTGGTCCAAGGCCCACCGCCCAACCCGATAG